The following are encoded together in the Flavobacterium sp. TR2 genome:
- a CDS encoding SusD/RagB family nutrient-binding outer membrane lipoprotein — protein sequence MKNRYIKIFCVAIVGALTLASCDKGFEEMNKNPNALTDPAVKSMFTLAEIYVDGQDFSNTRGNNLYAAQIVQQFSSLGGPGSKYTYSSEYSAALFGETYGKGLNQIFQLLSVVENTPENSNMIQACRIMKVFLFQKLTDTYGEVPYFDAGKGYNGNVFSPKYDTQEAIYNDLLKELDEAGTALDAGKPFVGNADLYYQSDVARWKKLANSLMLRVAMRLSKVNPAKAKEFVEKAYAKGVFTSNDDSLVLKHDAGPAGVKTNPITSSWVRNDLNGGESNIKFSKTFIDLLKNTNDPRLRIYAKLEATGNNNPASQQGLANDAKEFPGGDKKLFSDPNTSTVLRLDAPTLIMSYAEVQFLLAEASVKGWNVGGSAQTYYENGVRAAMNILTIFGDKVPAVSPAEYNTYITTYPFKSAGTEAQKIEQIITQKWIVLLFNGFEAFSEYRRTGYPVLVPVNDPTGDTKGTIPRRLIYDQSELITNEANYKEAIQRQGLDLMTTRIWWDK from the coding sequence ATGAAAAATAGATATATAAAAATATTTTGTGTCGCAATTGTAGGTGCTTTGACATTAGCTTCATGCGATAAAGGATTCGAAGAAATGAATAAGAATCCAAATGCTTTAACAGATCCAGCAGTAAAATCAATGTTTACACTTGCTGAGATTTATGTTGACGGACAAGATTTTTCTAACACAAGAGGAAACAATTTATATGCAGCTCAAATCGTGCAGCAGTTTTCTTCGCTTGGAGGGCCAGGTTCAAAATACACCTATTCTTCTGAATATTCTGCAGCGCTTTTTGGCGAAACTTACGGTAAAGGATTAAATCAGATTTTCCAATTATTATCTGTAGTTGAGAATACGCCAGAGAATTCTAATATGATCCAAGCTTGCAGAATCATGAAAGTTTTCTTGTTCCAAAAATTAACGGATACTTATGGTGAAGTTCCTTATTTCGACGCTGGAAAAGGGTACAACGGAAACGTATTTTCTCCAAAATATGACACACAAGAAGCCATCTACAATGACCTTTTAAAAGAATTGGACGAAGCTGGAACTGCATTGGATGCAGGCAAACCATTTGTTGGAAACGCCGATTTGTATTACCAGAGCGATGTCGCAAGATGGAAAAAATTGGCAAACTCACTAATGTTAAGAGTAGCCATGCGTTTGTCTAAAGTAAATCCAGCGAAAGCAAAAGAATTTGTAGAAAAAGCCTATGCAAAAGGAGTTTTTACATCAAATGATGACAGTTTGGTTTTAAAGCATGATGCAGGTCCTGCGGGAGTAAAAACCAATCCGATTACATCTTCTTGGGTTAGAAACGATTTGAATGGAGGAGAATCTAACATTAAATTCAGTAAAACATTTATCGATTTGTTGAAAAACACAAACGATCCTCGTTTGAGAATTTATGCAAAATTGGAAGCAACAGGAAACAATAACCCAGCAAGTCAGCAAGGTTTGGCAAATGACGCAAAAGAATTTCCAGGCGGAGACAAAAAACTGTTCTCAGATCCAAACACATCTACAGTATTGCGTTTAGACGCTCCAACATTAATCATGTCTTATGCTGAGGTTCAGTTTTTATTGGCAGAAGCATCAGTAAAAGGATGGAACGTAGGCGGATCGGCTCAAACGTATTATGAAAATGGAGTAAGAGCAGCAATGAACATTTTAACCATTTTTGGAGATAAAGTGCCTGCAGTTTCACCGGCAGAATACAACACTTACATTACAACCTATCCATTTAAATCTGCAGGAACAGAAGCGCAGAAAATTGAGCAGATTATCACTCAAAAATGGATTGTATTATTATTCAACGGTTTTGAAGCATTCTCAGAATACAGAAGAACTGGCTATCCAGTATTAGTTCCTGTTAATGATCCAACTGGAGATACAAAAGGAACAATTCCGAGAAGATTAATTTATGATCAGTCAGAACTTATCACAAATGAGGCTAATTATAAAGAAGCAATTCAACGTCAAGGTTTAGATTTAATGACCACAAGAATCTGGTGGGATAAATAA
- a CDS encoding beta-mannosidase: MNYQNKLHWIMCLCLASFTSIAFAQKIDLKNNWSYREEKTQKWHSATVPGEIHTDLLNSKLIPDPFYRDNEEKLQWIERKNWEYKTVFQVTANMLKKKNTELVFDGLDTYASVYVNNQLVLKADNMFRQWRVDVKKALKSGNNNLRIVFQSAQNVVDSLAKKDDPFVIPDNPRAYVRKAQYHFGWDWGPKFTTCGIWKTPRFEAYDEIEPEKPYVLNRKIELIQDKDSLGRSFYFKIDGKPVYMKGANYIPSDAFLSRVTKKEYEKIVLSAKEANMNMLRVWGGGIYEDDYFYDLCDKYGINVWQDFMFAGTMVPGDDAFFDNVKKEVQYQVKRLRHHPSIVLWCGNNESDEAFKNWGWMKSFKISKQDSTKLWKDYTRLFHDSIPKWVKEVDGKRPYLSSSPLYHWSKAKSVTEGDSHYWGIWWGLEDIEAVQKKTGRFVSEYGMLSLPNYNSIESFTSPEDRHLYSDILKVHLKAGKGFEKLDTYLGKYFIDASKIKNMNLEDYAYLSQCMHYYAIKNIVGIHRAKAPYNMGTLVWQLNDCWPVASWSITDYNNRQPKAAWYAIKEAYRDDIKPETDFTHPKDLALEDPKISWEIKGNNVIVKAQKMAKYVCISMKGYNGKWSDNYFDLKAGEEKTISFEGKIAKPEIKIYSLFEVLKRY; encoded by the coding sequence ATGAATTATCAAAATAAACTTCATTGGATAATGTGCCTTTGCCTGGCAAGTTTTACATCAATTGCTTTTGCGCAGAAAATTGATTTAAAAAATAATTGGTCGTACCGTGAAGAAAAAACACAGAAATGGCATTCGGCAACTGTTCCCGGAGAAATTCATACCGATTTGTTAAACAGCAAATTAATACCCGATCCATTTTACAGAGATAACGAGGAAAAACTGCAATGGATTGAACGCAAAAATTGGGAATATAAAACAGTTTTTCAGGTTACGGCAAATATGCTGAAAAAGAAAAATACAGAATTAGTTTTTGACGGATTAGATACGTATGCATCTGTTTATGTAAACAATCAGCTGGTTTTAAAAGCCGACAATATGTTCCGTCAATGGCGTGTTGACGTTAAAAAAGCCTTGAAATCTGGAAATAATAATTTGCGAATCGTATTTCAATCGGCACAAAATGTAGTCGATTCGCTGGCAAAAAAAGATGATCCATTTGTAATTCCAGACAATCCTCGCGCCTATGTTCGCAAGGCGCAATATCATTTTGGTTGGGATTGGGGACCAAAATTTACAACCTGCGGAATATGGAAAACGCCAAGATTTGAAGCTTACGACGAAATAGAACCTGAGAAGCCTTATGTTTTAAATCGAAAAATCGAATTGATACAAGATAAAGACAGTCTCGGCCGCTCTTTTTATTTTAAAATTGACGGAAAGCCAGTTTATATGAAAGGAGCCAATTACATTCCATCAGACGCTTTTCTTTCTAGAGTAACCAAAAAGGAGTATGAAAAAATAGTTTTATCTGCCAAAGAAGCCAATATGAATATGCTTCGCGTTTGGGGAGGCGGCATTTATGAAGACGATTATTTCTACGATTTATGCGATAAATACGGCATAAACGTCTGGCAGGATTTTATGTTTGCCGGAACAATGGTTCCGGGAGACGATGCCTTTTTTGATAATGTAAAAAAAGAAGTTCAATATCAGGTCAAGAGATTGCGCCATCATCCGAGCATTGTTTTATGGTGCGGAAATAATGAATCTGATGAAGCTTTTAAAAATTGGGGCTGGATGAAAAGCTTCAAAATTTCAAAGCAAGATTCAACCAAATTATGGAAAGATTACACGCGTTTATTTCATGACAGTATTCCAAAATGGGTAAAAGAAGTCGATGGCAAACGTCCATATTTAAGCTCTTCGCCATTATATCATTGGTCAAAAGCAAAAAGTGTAACCGAAGGAGATAGCCATTATTGGGGAATTTGGTGGGGATTGGAAGATATTGAAGCCGTTCAGAAAAAGACAGGACGTTTTGTAAGCGAATACGGAATGCTGTCTTTGCCAAATTATAATTCAATTGAAAGTTTTACTTCTCCAGAGGATCGACATTTGTATTCAGATATACTAAAAGTACATTTAAAAGCGGGAAAAGGTTTTGAAAAATTAGACACCTATCTTGGTAAGTATTTCATCGATGCATCCAAAATAAAAAACATGAATCTGGAAGATTATGCCTACTTGAGCCAGTGTATGCATTATTATGCAATAAAAAACATTGTCGGCATTCATCGTGCTAAAGCGCCTTACAACATGGGAACTTTAGTCTGGCAGCTAAATGACTGCTGGCCTGTAGCGAGTTGGAGCATTACCGATTACAATAATCGACAGCCCAAAGCAGCTTGGTATGCCATAAAAGAAGCATACAGAGACGATATAAAACCAGAAACCGATTTTACGCATCCAAAAGATTTGGCATTAGAAGACCCAAAAATCAGTTGGGAGATAAAAGGAAATAATGTAATTGTGAAAGCGCAGAAAATGGCAAAATACGTTTGCATTTCAATGAAAGGGTATAACGGAAAATGGAGCGACAATTACTTTGATTTAAAAGCGGGAGAAGAAAAAACAATTTCGTTTGAAGGCAAAATAGCGAAGCCTGAAATTAAGATTTATTCTTTGTTTGAGGTTTTAAAGAGGTACTAA
- a CDS encoding GH92 family glycosyl hydrolase: MRIAFSGFLALGLLFANPIISQQKKAKQTDVSYTQYVDPLIGSAGHGHVFVGANVPFGAVQLGPVNIFEGWDWCSGYNYASNTILGFTHTHLSGTGIGDLNDILVLPVSGKVGLTKGTKEDMANGYGSYFSHKNEVVKPGYYSVLLDKYKIKAELTASERVGFHKYTFENTDDSHILIDLADGIGWDRPVKTFIKKISATKIEGYRYSSGWAADQRIYFAMEFSEPIANMMVYDSTAVVKGTEGEGLKIKAVLDFKTLKNKQILVKVGISPVSAENASANIKAEIPNWDFEATVKLADSKWNKELNKVQIKADEKTRKVFYTSLYHTMFAPSIFNDGNGDYLGTDKKVYEKANFTNYTTFSLWDTYRGLHPLYTITQPEKINDIVKSFLAIYQQQGRLPVWHLMGNETNTMNGNHSIAVIVDAYLKGYRDYDTDLAYEAIKKTAMQTRDGMDYVQKLEYIPADKLLESVGNALEYAIDDYCIALMAKALNKTDDYNYFTKRANLYKLYFDKETTFMRGKLANGNWRTPFNPLSSAHRKDDYVEGNAWQYTWLVPQDPYGLIDLFGSEDKFIAKLDSLFLLTDKVEGEDVSPDISGLIGQYAHGNEPNHHIPYLYAYAGQPWKTAKLIREIDEKFYSTKPDGLCGNEDLGQMSAWYVLSSMGFYSVNPANGIYVLGSPLVNNAVIHHKKGISFTINAVNNSASNIYIQKAEYNGKSYAKSYITQEMIVKGGELKLYMGSKPSTTFGVKKEDRPL; this comes from the coding sequence ATGAGAATAGCATTTAGCGGATTTTTGGCATTAGGCTTACTTTTTGCCAATCCGATAATTTCACAGCAAAAAAAGGCAAAACAAACAGATGTAAGTTATACGCAATATGTAGATCCGCTTATTGGTTCGGCGGGTCATGGGCACGTATTTGTGGGTGCAAATGTTCCGTTTGGAGCCGTGCAGCTTGGACCGGTAAATATTTTTGAAGGCTGGGACTGGTGCAGCGGCTACAATTATGCCAGCAATACGATTTTAGGTTTTACGCATACGCATTTGAGCGGAACGGGAATTGGCGATTTAAATGATATTCTCGTTTTACCTGTCAGCGGAAAAGTCGGCTTGACCAAAGGAACAAAAGAAGATATGGCGAACGGTTACGGTTCATATTTCTCTCATAAAAATGAAGTTGTAAAACCAGGCTATTACAGCGTTTTATTGGATAAATATAAAATCAAAGCCGAACTGACAGCCAGCGAAAGAGTCGGTTTTCATAAATATACTTTTGAAAACACAGACGATTCACACATTTTAATTGATCTTGCTGATGGAATTGGCTGGGACAGACCCGTAAAAACGTTCATTAAAAAAATTAGTGCAACTAAAATAGAAGGCTATCGCTATTCTTCAGGATGGGCAGCAGATCAGCGCATTTATTTTGCAATGGAATTCTCTGAACCAATCGCAAATATGATGGTTTATGACAGTACAGCTGTGGTGAAAGGAACAGAAGGCGAAGGCCTAAAAATAAAAGCAGTTTTAGATTTCAAAACCTTAAAAAATAAACAGATTCTGGTAAAAGTCGGAATTTCTCCAGTTAGTGCAGAAAATGCATCTGCTAATATAAAAGCAGAAATTCCGAATTGGGATTTTGAAGCGACTGTAAAACTGGCGGATTCAAAATGGAACAAAGAGCTTAATAAAGTTCAGATCAAAGCAGACGAAAAAACAAGGAAAGTTTTCTATACGTCATTGTACCATACAATGTTTGCACCTTCGATTTTTAATGATGGCAATGGAGATTACTTAGGAACAGACAAAAAAGTCTACGAAAAAGCTAATTTTACCAATTACACCACTTTTTCGCTTTGGGACACTTACCGCGGACTGCATCCATTATATACTATTACGCAGCCTGAAAAAATCAATGATATTGTAAAATCGTTTTTAGCGATTTATCAGCAGCAGGGAAGATTGCCTGTTTGGCATTTAATGGGCAACGAAACCAATACGATGAACGGAAACCATTCGATAGCCGTTATTGTCGATGCGTATTTAAAAGGATACCGCGATTATGATACCGATCTAGCATACGAAGCCATTAAAAAAACGGCAATGCAAACCCGAGACGGAATGGACTATGTTCAGAAACTAGAATATATTCCAGCCGATAAACTTTTAGAATCTGTCGGAAACGCTTTAGAATATGCCATAGATGATTACTGCATCGCCTTAATGGCTAAAGCTTTAAACAAAACAGACGATTATAATTATTTTACCAAAAGAGCCAATTTATACAAATTGTATTTTGATAAAGAAACCACTTTTATGCGCGGTAAATTGGCAAATGGCAATTGGAGAACGCCATTTAATCCGCTTTCATCGGCACACCGTAAAGACGACTATGTTGAAGGAAATGCATGGCAATACACTTGGCTGGTACCGCAAGATCCGTACGGTTTGATCGATTTGTTTGGGAGCGAAGATAAATTTATCGCAAAATTGGATTCGCTTTTCCTGTTGACAGATAAAGTAGAAGGCGAGGACGTTTCGCCAGATATCAGCGGTTTGATTGGCCAATATGCTCACGGAAACGAACCCAATCATCATATTCCGTATTTGTATGCGTACGCAGGACAGCCTTGGAAAACAGCAAAATTAATTCGAGAAATCGACGAGAAATTCTACTCAACAAAGCCAGACGGATTATGCGGCAATGAAGATTTAGGACAAATGTCGGCTTGGTACGTTTTATCTTCTATGGGGTTCTATTCGGTTAATCCGGCTAACGGAATATATGTTTTAGGAAGTCCGTTGGTAAATAATGCTGTAATTCATCATAAAAAAGGAATTTCATTTACGATAAATGCCGTTAACAACAGCGCTTCAAATATCTATATTCAAAAAGCAGAATACAATGGAAAATCTTATGCAAAATCCTATATCACACAAGAAATGATTGTAAAAGGAGGAGAGCTGAAATTGTATATGGGAAGCAAACCATCAACTACATTTGGAGTTAAGAAAGAAGACAGACCGCTTTAG
- a CDS encoding GH92 family glycosyl hydrolase produces the protein MKIKSLIFLGILQSSLFLNAQVKALDPVEYVNPLMGTQSLHNLSNGNTYPAICRPWGMNFWTPQTGKMGDGWAYTYTAEKIRGFKQTHQPSPWMNDYGQFSIMPVTGKLAFAEEERASWFSHKAEVSKPYYYSVYLADHDVTTEITTTERAAHFQITFPENDKSSIVIDAFDKGSYIKIIPSENKIIGYTTRNSGGVPQNFKNYFVLVFDKKFETNSTWIDKVLTADKLEAEGNHVGAVVTFKTKKGEKVNVRVASSFISQEQAELNLKNELGTSTFEQTVSQSKAEWNKVLGKIAVEDTNADQLKTFYSCLYRTVCFPQKQYEIDKEGKIVHYSPYNGKVLQGYMYAGTGFWDTFRALYPLLNLVYPSINKEMQEGLINDYKEGGFLPEWSSPGFRDVMVGNNSASVVSDAYMKGLRGYDIKTLYEALLHGANNEGPMDAVGRKGVQYYNALGYVPYDVKINENAARTLEYAYDDFAIWKLAKALNRPKKEISLYEKRMLNYKKLFNPSIGLMSGRNKDGSFPANFNPFKWGDAFTEGNSWHYSWSVFHDIQGLIDLMGGEKNFTAKLDAVFTMPPVFDDSYYGSVIHEIREMQIMNMGQYAHGNQPIQHMIYLYNYAGEPWKTQYWSREVMNRLYKPTPDGYCGDEDNGQTSAWYIFSAMGFYPVCPGTEEYVLGAPLFKKTTLQLENGKQLIINAPNNSETNKYVNELKWDNAPHSKNYINHFDVLKGGELNFDMTDSPNFKRGTTKEAFPYSYSTSK, from the coding sequence ATGAAAATAAAAAGTTTAATTTTTTTAGGAATTTTACAGTCCTCTCTTTTTTTGAATGCACAGGTAAAAGCCTTAGATCCTGTTGAATATGTAAATCCGTTAATGGGAACGCAGTCTTTGCACAATCTTTCAAACGGAAACACTTATCCTGCCATTTGCAGACCATGGGGAATGAATTTCTGGACGCCGCAAACAGGGAAAATGGGCGACGGATGGGCTTATACCTACACGGCAGAAAAAATCAGAGGATTTAAGCAGACCCATCAGCCTTCGCCTTGGATGAACGATTATGGTCAGTTTTCGATTATGCCTGTTACAGGTAAATTGGCTTTCGCCGAAGAGGAAAGAGCAAGCTGGTTCAGCCATAAAGCAGAAGTTTCAAAACCTTATTATTACAGCGTTTATCTTGCTGATCATGATGTTACGACTGAAATTACCACAACAGAAAGAGCTGCGCATTTTCAGATTACATTTCCCGAAAACGATAAATCTTCTATTGTAATCGATGCTTTTGATAAAGGCTCTTACATTAAAATAATTCCATCAGAAAATAAAATAATCGGCTATACGACACGCAATAGTGGCGGAGTTCCTCAAAATTTTAAGAACTATTTTGTGCTCGTGTTCGATAAAAAGTTTGAAACCAATTCAACTTGGATTGATAAAGTTTTGACTGCTGATAAGTTGGAAGCAGAAGGAAACCATGTCGGGGCTGTTGTTACATTTAAGACCAAAAAAGGAGAAAAAGTAAATGTTAGAGTGGCGTCTTCTTTTATAAGTCAGGAACAGGCAGAACTGAATCTGAAAAACGAATTAGGCACATCGACTTTTGAGCAAACAGTTTCACAATCTAAAGCGGAATGGAACAAAGTTTTAGGAAAAATTGCTGTAGAAGACACCAATGCAGATCAGCTAAAGACTTTTTATTCCTGCTTGTACCGTACAGTTTGTTTTCCTCAGAAGCAATATGAAATCGATAAAGAAGGAAAAATTGTGCACTACAGTCCATACAACGGAAAAGTGCTGCAAGGTTATATGTACGCAGGTACAGGATTTTGGGATACTTTCCGCGCTTTATATCCTTTGTTAAATCTGGTTTATCCTTCTATAAACAAAGAAATGCAGGAAGGGTTAATAAACGATTATAAAGAAGGAGGATTTTTGCCAGAATGGTCAAGCCCAGGTTTCAGGGATGTCATGGTAGGAAATAATTCAGCTTCGGTGGTTTCAGATGCCTACATGAAAGGATTGCGTGGCTATGACATCAAAACTTTGTACGAAGCGTTATTGCATGGTGCGAATAATGAGGGGCCAATGGATGCTGTGGGCAGAAAAGGAGTTCAATACTACAATGCTTTAGGGTATGTTCCATATGATGTGAAGATCAATGAAAATGCAGCGAGAACATTAGAATATGCTTATGATGATTTTGCGATCTGGAAACTGGCAAAAGCATTAAATCGCCCGAAAAAAGAAATCAGCCTCTATGAAAAACGAATGCTGAATTACAAAAAACTCTTCAATCCGTCAATTGGATTAATGAGCGGACGAAATAAAGACGGCAGTTTTCCAGCCAATTTTAATCCGTTCAAATGGGGAGATGCTTTTACCGAAGGAAACAGCTGGCATTACAGTTGGAGCGTTTTTCACGACATTCAAGGCTTGATTGATTTAATGGGGGGCGAAAAGAATTTTACAGCAAAATTAGACGCTGTATTTACAATGCCTCCAGTTTTTGATGACAGTTATTACGGATCTGTTATTCATGAAATTCGTGAAATGCAGATTATGAATATGGGGCAATACGCGCATGGAAACCAGCCCATCCAGCACATGATTTATCTGTACAATTATGCAGGCGAACCTTGGAAAACGCAATATTGGTCAAGGGAAGTCATGAACCGTTTGTACAAACCGACTCCAGACGGCTATTGCGGAGACGAAGATAACGGACAGACTTCTGCCTGGTATATATTTTCAGCAATGGGATTTTATCCTGTGTGCCCAGGAACAGAAGAATATGTTTTGGGAGCGCCTTTATTTAAGAAAACAACTTTACAGTTAGAAAACGGAAAACAGCTTATTATCAATGCGCCAAACAATTCAGAAACTAACAAATATGTAAACGAATTGAAATGGGATAATGCTCCTCATTCTAAAAATTACATCAACCATTTTGATGTATTAAAAGGAGGCGAATTAAATTTTGATATGACAGATTCTCCAAATTTTAAAAGGGGCACAACAAAAGAAGCATTTCCATATTCTTATTCAACTTCAAAATAA
- a CDS encoding glycoside hydrolase family 125 protein, translating to MQSRRKFIKNAGIFSAGLLALQTEAFGFNSEAFSFPLKDFVSKRPPVAERKFTSKAIEAAIVRIKKQIANPELAWIFENCFPNTLDTTVDFEIIDGKPDTYVITGDIDAMWLRDSTAQIWPYIPFVKEDPKLAELVKGVINRQAKCILLDPYANAFYKDFTKESEWKHDLTKMQPGIHERKWEIDSLCYPVRLAHGYWKETGDISLFDAKWKEAMLLVLQTFKEQQRMDGKGGPYSFQRQTAWATDGVPLGGYGYPVKPCGLIVSTFRPSDDSTLFGYLIPSNMFAIEILGYLIEIFSLPALKDNDLVAKATKLRDEVQKGLEEHGIINHPKFGRIIAFEVNGYGSFHMMDDANVPSLLSLPYLGAIAPNDPLYLNTRKVVLSENNPFFYKGKAGEGIGGPHTGVDTIWPMSIVLRAITSVDEKEIKACISNLIKTNADTGFMHESFHKDDVNKFTRKWFAWANTLFGEMIVHTSIHYPQILKDKNI from the coding sequence ATGCAGTCACGTAGAAAATTTATAAAAAACGCAGGCATTTTTTCAGCAGGATTATTGGCACTTCAAACAGAAGCTTTCGGATTTAATTCAGAAGCTTTTTCCTTCCCGCTAAAAGATTTTGTTTCAAAAAGACCTCCTGTTGCCGAAAGAAAATTTACAAGCAAGGCGATAGAAGCTGCTATCGTACGCATTAAAAAGCAAATTGCCAATCCAGAACTGGCGTGGATATTTGAAAACTGTTTTCCAAATACATTAGACACCACAGTCGATTTTGAAATCATTGACGGAAAACCTGATACCTATGTCATTACAGGAGATATTGATGCCATGTGGCTCAGAGACAGTACAGCACAGATCTGGCCGTATATTCCGTTTGTAAAAGAAGATCCAAAACTGGCTGAATTGGTAAAAGGAGTAATTAATCGTCAAGCGAAATGCATTCTGCTGGATCCGTATGCAAATGCTTTTTATAAAGATTTTACGAAGGAAAGCGAATGGAAGCATGACCTTACCAAAATGCAGCCTGGAATCCATGAAAGAAAATGGGAAATTGACAGTTTATGTTACCCAGTTCGATTAGCGCACGGATATTGGAAGGAAACCGGAGATATCAGTCTATTTGATGCAAAATGGAAAGAGGCCATGCTTTTAGTCCTGCAGACGTTTAAAGAGCAGCAGCGAATGGACGGTAAAGGCGGACCATACAGCTTTCAGCGTCAGACAGCTTGGGCAACAGATGGTGTCCCATTAGGAGGTTACGGCTATCCTGTAAAACCTTGCGGATTAATTGTTTCGACTTTCAGGCCAAGCGACGATTCAACTTTATTCGGTTATCTGATTCCGAGCAATATGTTTGCTATTGAAATATTAGGCTATCTGATTGAAATTTTCTCTCTTCCAGCGCTAAAAGACAATGATTTGGTTGCGAAAGCCACAAAATTAAGAGATGAGGTTCAAAAAGGATTAGAAGAACACGGAATTATCAATCATCCAAAATTTGGCAGAATTATAGCTTTTGAAGTAAACGGATATGGCAGTTTCCACATGATGGACGATGCAAATGTGCCGTCTTTATTGTCGCTGCCCTATCTAGGTGCCATTGCTCCAAATGATCCTTTGTACCTTAATACAAGAAAAGTGGTGCTCTCAGAGAATAATCCGTTTTTCTACAAAGGAAAAGCAGGCGAAGGCATTGGCGGCCCGCACACAGGAGTCGATACCATTTGGCCAATGAGTATTGTTTTGAGAGCGATTACAAGTGTCGATGAAAAAGAAATAAAAGCCTGTATCAGTAATTTGATCAAAACCAATGCCGACACAGGATTCATGCACGAATCGTTTCATAAAGACGATGTAAATAAATTTACCCGCAAATGGTTTGCTTGGGCAAATACATTATTTGGCGAAATGATTGTACACACCAGTATTCATTATCCTCAAATTTTAAAAGATAAAAATATCTAG
- a CDS encoding ROK family protein, with translation MNTSHAIGLDIGGTHITAAVVNKTEMKVLDYSLCKESFDSNMPADKVMKIWKKVICTAIENSKVKDITGIAVCMPGPFDYKNGICWIKGQSKYEHFYGLNIRELLLETLGFPADFPVLFENDAVCFGKGEVFKLQENLSKKVMAVTLGTGLGACFIDKGVSISSGNSVPADGEIYNLPYKDKMAEDYVSVRGLLSHYKSLTGTELNNGLELYGLAKDGDQQAILVFERMGEDLAAVTIPWIKSFAADHIIIGGKIANASDLFLSSFNKTIQESGLNIEVSISNDNEIAALLGAVSFLCD, from the coding sequence ATGAATACATCACACGCCATTGGGCTGGATATAGGAGGAACGCATATTACAGCTGCAGTTGTTAATAAAACAGAGATGAAAGTTTTGGACTATTCGCTCTGCAAAGAATCTTTTGATTCGAATATGCCAGCAGATAAGGTCATGAAAATCTGGAAAAAAGTAATCTGCACCGCAATAGAAAATTCTAAAGTAAAAGACATTACAGGTATCGCAGTCTGTATGCCGGGACCATTTGATTATAAAAATGGCATCTGCTGGATTAAAGGCCAATCAAAATACGAGCATTTTTACGGGTTAAACATTAGAGAATTGCTTTTGGAAACACTTGGTTTTCCTGCAGATTTTCCAGTTCTTTTTGAAAATGATGCCGTTTGCTTTGGAAAAGGAGAAGTCTTTAAACTACAGGAAAATCTTTCTAAAAAAGTAATGGCTGTTACTTTGGGGACAGGATTAGGAGCTTGTTTTATTGATAAAGGAGTTTCGATCAGTTCAGGAAATTCTGTTCCAGCTGATGGAGAAATATACAATCTGCCTTATAAGGATAAAATGGCCGAAGATTATGTTTCTGTTAGAGGCCTTTTGTCACATTACAAATCTTTAACGGGTACGGAGCTTAATAATGGCTTGGAACTTTATGGTTTGGCAAAAGATGGAGATCAGCAAGCAATTCTGGTATTTGAAAGAATGGGAGAGGATCTAGCGGCTGTTACTATTCCGTGGATTAAAAGCTTTGCAGCAGATCATATCATTATCGGCGGAAAAATTGCTAATGCAAGCGATTTGTTTTTATCTTCATTTAATAAAACAATTCAGGAGTCTGGTTTAAACATAGAAGTCTCCATTTCAAATGACAATGAAATCGCAGCGTTACTAGGAGCAGTCAGTTTTCTTTGCGATTAA